One region of Bubalus bubalis isolate 160015118507 breed Murrah chromosome 15, NDDB_SH_1, whole genome shotgun sequence genomic DNA includes:
- the PHF20L1 gene encoding PHD finger protein 20-like protein 1 isoform X11 — translation MSKKPPNRPGITFEIGARLEALDYLQKWYPSRIEKIDYEEGKMLVHFERWSHRYDEWIYWDSNRLRPLERPALRKEGLKDEEDFFDFKAGEEVLARWTDCRYYPAKIEAINKEGTFTVQFYDGVIRCLKRMHIKAMPEDAKGQDWIALVKAAAAAAAKNKTGNKPRTSANSNKDKEKDERKWFKVPSKKEETSTSITTPEVEKKEDLPASSETFGLHVENVPKMVFPQPESTLTNKRKNNQGNSFQAKRARLNKITGLLASKAVGVDGAEKKEDYNETAPMLEQV, via the exons gtatCCATCACGAATTGAAAAAATTGACTATGAGGAGGGCAAGATGTTGGTCCATTTTGAGCGCTGGAGTCATCGTTATGATGAGTGGATTTACTGGGATAGCAATAGGTTGCGCCCCCTTGAGAGACCTGCATTAAGAAAAGAAGGGCTAAAAGATGAGGAAGATTTCTTT gattttaaaGCTGGAGAAGAGGTTCTGGCTCGTTGGACAGACTGTCGCTATTACCCTGCCAAGATTGAGGCGATTAACAAAGAAG GAACGTTCACAGTTCAGTTTTATGATGGAGTAATTCGTTGTTTAAAACGAATGCACATTAAAGCCATGCCCGAGGATGCTAAGGGGCAG GATTGGATAGCTTTAGTCAaagcagctgctgcagctgcagCCAAGAATAAAACAGGGAACAAACCTCGAACCAGCGCTAACAGcaataaagataaagagaaagatgagagaaaatgGTTTAAAGTAccttcaaaaaaggaagaaacttcaACTTCTATAACCACACCAGAAGTTGAGAAGAAGGAAGATCTGCCTGCATCTAGTGAAACTTTTG GACTTCATGTAGAGAACGTTCCAAAGATGGTCTTTCCACAGCCAGAGAGCACATTAAcaaacaagaggaaaaataatcaaGGCAACTCATTTCAGGCAAAGAGAGCTCGGCTTAACAAGATTACTG GTTTGTTGGCATCCAAAGCTGTTGGGGTGGATGGTGCTGAAAAAAAGGAAGACTACAATGAAACGGCTCCAATGCTGGAGCAGGTATGA